The Alphaproteobacteria bacterium genome includes a window with the following:
- a CDS encoding sulfatase-like hydrolase/transferase translates to MGKPTDGVRPNVLFVSVDQWPGSLLGAAGHPTIETPTLDHLASIGTRFTRAYAECPICIPARRSMMTGTSPRRHGDRVFQPALPMPADLPTLAATFGDAGYQTFAIGKLHVYPTRDRIGFDDAMIAEEGRSHLGAVDDYELFLADRGHAGAQFLHGMSNNEYSWRPWHLPEELHVTNWTTMTAARSIKRRDPTRPGLWHVSYTHPHPPIAPLASYIERYRDREIPLPEIGDWAKDTESLPYAARAVRNFWATLKPEQHADMLRAFYAQCTHIDHQLRLLIGTLREEELLDDTIILVTGDHGDMLGANGFYAKRLMYEGSVGVPMILVGTAKDETLVGRVDERLVGLQDIMPTLLDMCGIPVPATCEGRSMVTGAKRETLYCESLLGKKATRMIHDGHHKLIWYPAGNVIQLFDIAEDPAELRDLSADPAKAALRTKLEAALVAELYGDDLALVRNGKLAGMPDAPDDAKPNRGLSGQRGVHYPPLTPTDPAKVVGAG, encoded by the coding sequence ATGGGCAAACCGACGGACGGCGTACGTCCGAACGTTCTTTTCGTCTCGGTAGATCAATGGCCCGGCTCGCTGCTAGGCGCCGCCGGTCATCCGACGATCGAAACGCCTACGCTCGACCATCTCGCGTCGATCGGCACGCGCTTCACCCGCGCCTATGCCGAATGCCCGATCTGCATCCCCGCGCGCCGCAGCATGATGACGGGCACCAGCCCGCGCCGTCACGGCGACCGCGTGTTCCAACCCGCCTTGCCGATGCCCGCCGATCTGCCCACGCTGGCCGCGACATTCGGCGATGCGGGTTATCAGACCTTCGCGATCGGAAAGCTGCACGTTTATCCTACCCGCGACCGGATCGGCTTCGACGACGCAATGATCGCCGAAGAAGGCCGCAGCCATCTGGGCGCGGTCGACGATTACGAGCTGTTCCTCGCCGATCGCGGCCATGCCGGCGCGCAATTCCTGCACGGGATGAGCAACAACGAATATTCTTGGCGACCCTGGCATCTGCCCGAGGAACTGCACGTCACCAACTGGACCACGATGACGGCGGCGCGTTCGATCAAGCGGCGCGATCCGACCCGGCCCGGTCTGTGGCACGTCTCGTACACGCATCCCCATCCGCCGATCGCGCCGCTGGCGAGCTATATCGAGCGCTATCGCGATCGCGAGATTCCGCTGCCGGAGATCGGCGATTGGGCAAAGGACACGGAATCCCTGCCCTATGCCGCGCGCGCGGTGCGAAATTTCTGGGCGACGTTGAAGCCCGAACAGCATGCCGACATGCTGCGCGCCTTCTACGCGCAATGCACCCATATCGACCATCAACTGCGCTTGCTGATCGGTACGCTGCGCGAAGAAGAACTTCTCGACGACACGATCATCCTGGTGACCGGCGATCACGGCGACATGCTCGGCGCCAACGGTTTCTACGCCAAGCGACTGATGTATGAAGGCTCGGTCGGTGTGCCCATGATTCTGGTCGGCACCGCGAAGGACGAAACGCTCGTCGGCCGGGTCGATGAGCGCCTCGTCGGCTTGCAGGACATCATGCCGACCTTGCTGGATATGTGCGGCATTCCCGTGCCAGCGACCTGCGAAGGCCGGTCGATGGTGACAGGCGCTAAGCGCGAAACGCTCTATTGCGAATCGCTGCTCGGCAAAAAGGCGACGCGCATGATCCATGACGGCCACCACAAGCTGATCTGGTATCCGGCCGGCAACGTAATCCAGCTATTCGACATCGCCGAAGACCCGGCCGAGTTGCGCGACCTTTCCGCCGATCCCGCGAAAGCGGCCTTGCGTACGAAACTGGAAGCCGCACTCGTCGCGGAACTCTACGGCGACGATCTCGCCTTGGTGCGCAACGGCAAGCTCGCCGGAATGCCGGACGCGCCCGACGACGCGAAACCCAATCGCGGCCTTTCGGGGCAACGCGGCGTGCATTACCCGCCGCTGACGCCGACCGATCCCGCGAAAGTCGTGGGGGCCGGATGA
- a CDS encoding LysR family transcriptional regulator has protein sequence MDRRQLTSFVALSDDLHFSRAAARLRITQPALSQQIARLEAELNVRLFSRGPKHVALTDAGRIFLEEATETLRRMDQAVARVRSAAAGRIGRLTIAFVEAAPVLPDLVAKFNEAVPEVSIDFREMVTAEQIDALADGRVDVGILRPITLGRGLEYFLIHREPYLVALPLRHPLAAREAIRLRDLDGQRLITRPAKKRRYVEGRFRARLEKAKIALPIAHEVDQLHTMLGLVGAGLGVAILPESMSTLRMGGVVYRPFAEGQAPNAELAVAWRTGNRSQTLARLIAIARAGANAI, from the coding sequence GTGGATCGTCGGCAACTGACTTCGTTCGTCGCTCTCTCGGACGATCTTCACTTCTCGAGAGCGGCGGCACGGCTGCGCATCACCCAGCCGGCCTTGAGCCAGCAGATCGCGCGGCTGGAGGCGGAGCTGAACGTACGGCTGTTTTCGCGCGGGCCCAAGCACGTGGCGTTGACCGACGCGGGGCGCATATTTCTGGAGGAGGCGACGGAAACGTTGCGCCGGATGGATCAGGCGGTCGCCCGGGTGCGCAGCGCCGCCGCCGGCCGGATCGGGCGGCTGACGATCGCCTTTGTCGAGGCGGCACCCGTGCTGCCGGATCTGGTCGCGAAATTCAACGAGGCGGTGCCCGAGGTGTCGATCGATTTCCGCGAAATGGTAACGGCCGAACAAATCGACGCGTTGGCCGACGGCCGCGTCGATGTCGGCATTCTGCGGCCGATTACGCTGGGGCGCGGCCTCGAATATTTTCTGATCCATCGCGAGCCCTATCTCGTGGCGCTGCCCTTGCGTCATCCGCTGGCGGCGCGCGAGGCGATCCGGCTGCGCGATCTCGATGGTCAGCGTTTGATCACGCGGCCAGCGAAGAAGCGCCGCTATGTCGAAGGCCGCTTTCGCGCGCGCTTGGAGAAGGCGAAAATCGCCTTACCGATCGCACACGAGGTCGATCAGCTCCACACGATGCTAGGGCTGGTCGGGGCTGGGCTGGGCGTCGCGATCCTGCCGGAATCGATGTCGACCTTGCGGATGGGCGGCGTCGTCTATCGTCCCTTCGCCGAAGGCCAGGCGCCAAACGCGGAACTCGCCGTCGCCTGGCGGACGGGCAACAGGTCCCAAACGTTGGCTCGGTTAATCGCGATCGCGCGCGCCGGCGCAAACGCTATTTGA